TGCCTAACCGGGATATCGTGACCTGCTCCGATGCGGGAACCTGCCCGACCTCGGAGACAAAAGCGCCAATCATCGCGCTGCGCATCTGGGCATCGCGGCTATCCAGATTCAGCTGCCACGACTTGCCCGTCGCCCGGTACGGAATCTCATATGCACCGCTCGGCCCGGACCTTGCCTCCTGCGGTTCCAGGAAACCTGCCGACACGAGCTTGCGGACGTGAAAGAGCACCGTGGCCGGATTGCTGTCGAGCCGGGTCGCGATCTCCTTGTTGGTCAGCTCCTCGTTGAGGCAGAGACGCAGAATGCGAACCCGTATCGCCGAGGCAAGGGCTTTCGCCTCTTCCTCACTCGCTGACCGCCGAGGGGCACCGCCGCTCTCCATGGGTGCAGAGTACCAGAGGGGGCTATTGACAAATGTCAATCGATTGCCCAAAGTCAACCACATGACCGACGAAGATGGTGCCGAAGGGCAAGCGCAAGCAGGGGTCCTCCAGGATCGTGACTTCCGCTTCCTGCTGGATTCCACCTCGCTGAGTCAGATTGGGCAGCAGATTTCAGGCCTCGCACTGCCGCTGGTAGCGGTGGTTTCGCTGACAGCCACAGAGTTCGAAGTGGGACTCCTCTCCGCCATGAGCACTGTTGCGTTCCTATTGATCGGCCTGCCCGCCGGCGTCTGGGTTGATCGGCTGCGGTACCGGCGGATACTCATCGTCTCGGATCTGATCCGGGCAGTGGTCCTGCTGACTATTCCGACCGCCTGGTGGCTTGGCGTCTTGACCGTCTGGCAGCTCTACGCTGTGGCTCTGGTTATGGGTGTCTTCAGCGTCTTCTTCGACGTGGCCTACCAAAGTTATCTCCCTCGGCTCATAGGGAGGGAGCGTCTAGTCGAGGGAAATGCCAAGCTGGAGACAGTGCACTCTGTCGCCCAGCTGGGCGGCCCGGTTGCAGCCGGCCAGCTCATCGCCTGGCTAACGGCTCCCGTTGCCCTGGCATTCGATGCCGTCGCCATGGGTTTGTCCGCGCTGTTCGTTGGATGCATGCGTTACCAACAGCCCAAGCCCGACGCAGGTGCGCGGTCGCCGCTGGCAGCCGATATCGCTGAGGGCCTGCGTTTCGTCCTTGGCAACCCGCTGCTTCGGGCGATCGCCGGTTCCACAGCATTATTCAACCTCGCCTTCGCGGCCTACATGGCCATGCTTGTGTTCTTCCTGCCGCGTGATGTTGGCCTGGGTGCCCAGCAGATCGGAATCGTCTTCTCACTACTGGGTGTCGGCGGCCTGGCCGGTGCCCTCGCTACGAGGCGTTTGACCCTGTGGTTGGGCGAAGGGCCAGCCATCTGGCTGTCCACCGCCACAACGGCGCCCTTTGCCCTCCTGATGCCGGCGGCGGCCGACGGCGGATGGTCGGTCTGGCTCGGCGCGTCCGGCCTCGCCGTGGCCGGGTTCGGCATAGTCGTTTACAACGTGACTCAAGTAAGCTTCCGTCAGCGGCTGACCCCTGACCACCTGTTGGGCCGTATGAACGCCACCATGCGCTTCCTAATCTGGGGAACACAGCCAATCGGGGCGGTGATAGGTGGCTTCCTTGGTCAGCTGTATGGGGCAGAGGCTGCTCTCTGGATCGCGGGGACGGTTGCCTGCATGGCCTT
This window of the Arthrobacter sp. zg-Y919 genome carries:
- a CDS encoding helix-turn-helix domain-containing protein: MESGGAPRRSASEEEAKALASAIRVRILRLCLNEELTNKEIATRLDSNPATVLFHVRKLVSAGFLEPQEARSGPSGAYEIPYRATGKSWQLNLDSRDAQMRSAMIGAFVSEVGQVPASEQVTISRLGIRLTEEGHARLLERVQNLFDEFEAEKPPEGSTHYSLFLAVHPEGRPGAEPTNTTAT
- a CDS encoding MFS transporter codes for the protein MTDEDGAEGQAQAGVLQDRDFRFLLDSTSLSQIGQQISGLALPLVAVVSLTATEFEVGLLSAMSTVAFLLIGLPAGVWVDRLRYRRILIVSDLIRAVVLLTIPTAWWLGVLTVWQLYAVALVMGVFSVFFDVAYQSYLPRLIGRERLVEGNAKLETVHSVAQLGGPVAAGQLIAWLTAPVALAFDAVAMGLSALFVGCMRYQQPKPDAGARSPLAADIAEGLRFVLGNPLLRAIAGSTALFNLAFAAYMAMLVFFLPRDVGLGAQQIGIVFSLLGVGGLAGALATRRLTLWLGEGPAIWLSTATTAPFALLMPAAADGGWSVWLGASGLAVAGFGIVVYNVTQVSFRQRLTPDHLLGRMNATMRFLIWGTQPIGAVIGGFLGQLYGAEAALWIAGTVACMAFLPVVLSPLRRMRRLPDGHTAVATPPPA